From the genome of Polyangiaceae bacterium, one region includes:
- a CDS encoding RNA polymerase sigma factor: MTHVIAAGRAQPWDTTREAPRRVRPDEHALLALERGDRRAALVILMSEYGADIHRYCYNILRSRTTADDVHQLVFIQAFESFGSFSGGSSLRTWLYGIANHRCLDALKANRRWYHRFKLGTESHDEVDPAPSGEERALAKGVTEALDGCLEKLEPHIRVAVVLRYQEGFSYEQMSQICQEKPATLQARVARAMPLLRRCLENKGVDLR, encoded by the coding sequence ATGACACACGTGATCGCTGCAGGACGAGCACAACCCTGGGACACCACCCGCGAGGCTCCGCGTCGAGTTCGGCCTGACGAACACGCGCTCCTCGCGCTCGAACGAGGGGATCGCCGCGCAGCGCTCGTCATCTTGATGAGCGAATATGGCGCGGACATTCATCGGTATTGTTACAACATTCTCCGCAGCCGCACGACAGCCGACGACGTTCATCAGCTCGTATTCATTCAGGCGTTCGAAAGCTTTGGTTCGTTTTCTGGCGGGTCCAGTTTGCGAACGTGGCTGTATGGCATTGCCAACCACCGATGCCTCGATGCGCTCAAAGCGAACCGTCGTTGGTATCACCGCTTCAAGCTCGGTACCGAATCGCATGATGAAGTAGATCCGGCACCATCGGGCGAGGAACGAGCCCTTGCAAAAGGGGTTACCGAAGCGCTCGATGGGTGCCTCGAAAAACTCGAGCCGCATATTCGAGTTGCGGTCGTTTTAAGATATCAGGAAGGTTTTTCTTACGAGCAAATGTCGCAGATTTGCCAGGAAAAACCGGCCACGCTCCAAGCCCGCGTCGCGCGCGCCATGCCGCTCTTGCGCCGATGCCTCGAAAACAAAGGAGTCGATTTGCGATGA
- a CDS encoding arsenic transporter gives MHHAPTLLVFVATYVLIAFRRLSLLPIGRPAGALAGACAMVVIATIEPRWGIDVKGAFAAVEPNTIGLLFGMMLISAALAEAGFFDFTAKMLVERKLSPVGLLYGTTIGAGVLSALLVNDPVCVLGAPVVDAMARRAGVDRVPYLFGLAMGSNAGSAMTLAGNPQNMLVAHLSGLSYRDYLLRGGPAGLVALVVTAMVLHALFRKRLVVRAVAPETNESSMGLSGRDATIAFAVTVGVSLAFLAGANLAFAALTGAAALLILRRRDPAALFSGVTWTVLVFFAALFVVAAAFQRTGLAESALEATKPWLPADRNAATASLAGILAVGCQVVSNVPFILLAEPFIRSLPDPTLAWTTTAVATTLAGNLTLLGSVANIIVIEAAKAEDEMGFVTYFKVGLPVTIASMVAGIGYLLLAG, from the coding sequence ATGCATCACGCGCCGACGCTCCTCGTGTTCGTTGCGACCTACGTCCTGATTGCCTTTCGCCGCCTATCGCTGCTTCCGATAGGACGACCAGCGGGAGCGCTCGCGGGGGCGTGCGCGATGGTGGTCATCGCTACGATCGAACCGCGGTGGGGGATCGATGTGAAGGGAGCGTTTGCGGCGGTCGAGCCGAATACGATTGGGCTTCTTTTTGGGATGATGCTCATTTCGGCAGCGCTCGCCGAAGCTGGCTTTTTCGATTTTACAGCGAAAATGCTCGTCGAGCGGAAGCTTTCGCCCGTGGGGCTCTTGTACGGGACGACGATTGGCGCGGGCGTTTTGTCTGCACTGTTGGTCAATGACCCCGTATGTGTGCTGGGTGCACCCGTGGTCGATGCAATGGCGAGGCGCGCGGGGGTCGATCGAGTGCCGTATTTGTTCGGATTGGCGATGGGGTCGAATGCGGGCAGCGCCATGACGCTCGCGGGCAATCCACAAAACATGCTCGTGGCCCATTTGTCGGGTTTGTCGTACCGCGATTACTTGCTGCGAGGCGGTCCGGCGGGCCTCGTGGCGCTCGTCGTGACGGCGATGGTTTTGCACGCTTTGTTTCGCAAACGATTGGTCGTGCGAGCCGTCGCGCCAGAAACGAACGAATCGTCCATGGGTTTGTCTGGGCGAGATGCGACGATTGCCTTTGCGGTGACGGTGGGCGTATCGCTTGCGTTTCTTGCGGGGGCAAACCTGGCATTTGCAGCGCTCACGGGAGCTGCAGCGCTGCTCATTTTGCGCCGGCGTGATCCAGCGGCGCTTTTTTCGGGCGTGACGTGGACGGTGCTCGTGTTTTTCGCCGCATTGTTCGTCGTGGCCGCGGCATTTCAACGGACGGGTTTGGCCGAATCGGCGCTCGAAGCAACAAAACCATGGCTGCCGGCAGATCGTAATGCTGCGACGGCATCATTGGCGGGCATCTTGGCCGTGGGCTGTCAAGTCGTGAGCAACGTGCCGTTCATCCTCTTGGCCGAACCATTCATTCGTTCGCTTCCAGATCCGACGCTCGCCTGGACGACGACGGCCGTGGCCACGACGCTCGCGGGCAACTTGACGCTGCTCGGATCGGTCGCAAACATCATCGTCATCGAGGCGGCGAAGGCGGAAGACGAAATGGGGTTCGTCACGTACTTCAAGGTGGGTTTGCCCGTGACGATTGCGTCGATGGTGGCGGGCATTGGTTATTTGTTGCTCGCGGGATGA
- a CDS encoding radical SAM protein, translated as MIPSGLVYVVWEITLRCDLACGHCGSRAGKPRADELTTAEALDLVRQIAEMGAQEVTLIGGEAYLRDDWMQIARAIRDAGMTCTMTTGGRGMTPERAKAAFDAGVQSVSVSIDGMGPSHDMQRGVAGSFDAARAAIGHLAGAGMQVAVNSQINRISYPELGNILDLIVEEGGHSWQVQFTVPMGRAADRPEWLMQPYELLHVIPRVAELAVEAERRGVRVWTGNNVGYFGPHETELRRWTFSQEGHASSCGAGMGTLGIEADGAIKGCPSLPTKDWTGGHIRQMSLRRIWDTTKELRYTRDRTVDDLWGFCRTCYYADVCRAGCTWTSHVFFGRPGNNPYCHHRALEHQSRGLRERLVQVKAPPGEAFDHGVFDIVVEPYRDEEVARLPLGKTPRNKRLPIAEVPSSSE; from the coding sequence GTGATCCCGTCTGGTCTCGTCTATGTCGTATGGGAGATCACGCTTCGTTGCGACTTGGCGTGTGGGCATTGTGGTTCGCGTGCGGGCAAGCCGCGGGCGGATGAGCTGACGACGGCCGAGGCGCTCGATTTGGTCCGGCAGATCGCGGAAATGGGCGCGCAGGAAGTGACGCTCATTGGAGGCGAGGCGTATTTACGCGACGATTGGATGCAGATTGCGCGGGCGATACGCGACGCGGGAATGACGTGCACGATGACGACGGGCGGCCGAGGCATGACGCCCGAGCGCGCCAAGGCTGCATTCGACGCGGGCGTGCAAAGCGTATCGGTATCGATTGATGGAATGGGCCCGTCGCACGACATGCAGCGAGGTGTCGCGGGTAGTTTCGATGCGGCCCGAGCGGCGATTGGGCATTTGGCTGGGGCGGGAATGCAGGTCGCCGTCAATTCGCAGATCAATCGCATCAGTTATCCCGAATTGGGAAACATTTTGGATTTGATCGTCGAAGAAGGCGGTCATTCCTGGCAGGTTCAATTCACGGTGCCGATGGGTCGGGCGGCGGATCGTCCCGAATGGCTCATGCAGCCGTATGAATTGCTGCACGTGATTCCGCGCGTTGCTGAACTGGCGGTGGAAGCCGAGCGGCGTGGGGTGCGTGTGTGGACGGGAAACAATGTCGGGTATTTTGGTCCGCACGAAACCGAGCTGCGGCGATGGACGTTCAGCCAGGAAGGTCATGCGTCGAGTTGCGGGGCGGGCATGGGGACGCTTGGAATCGAGGCCGATGGGGCGATCAAAGGGTGTCCGTCGCTTCCGACGAAGGATTGGACGGGCGGGCATATTCGGCAAATGTCACTGCGTCGAATTTGGGATACGACGAAGGAGCTCCGATACACGCGTGATCGTACGGTCGACGATTTGTGGGGGTTTTGCCGGACGTGTTATTATGCGGATGTTTGTCGAGCCGGATGCACGTGGACCTCGCACGTTTTTTTCGGCCGACCGGGAAACAATCCGTATTGCCATCACCGGGCGCTCGAGCATCAGAGTCGCGGCCTTCGCGAAAGGCTCGTGCAGGTGAAAGCGCCCCCAGGAGAAGCTTTCGATCACGGCGTTTTCGACATCGTCGTCGAGCCGTATCGAGATGAAGAAGTGGCGCGTCTTCCACTTGGAAAAACGCCCCGGAACAAGCGATTGCCCATTGCAGAAGTCCCTTCGAGCTCGGAGTGA
- a CDS encoding TonB family protein codes for MNTTGLCDRFERDGVLRIERGLPLDTHFDACADCEVARHKYETLLAALPKAQPETSPPLGWQSRVLRAAAESDAARPAISMAGWGKPFAWTAMAGAAALAVAAFVPRTVEFDVQAETHAAAPVPEFESPIEEVAQLPTGEDQVSDAKPLPPPVAPKYAPKQPAPLAQPMAPEMTAPRVSPTKPAPNAQRAMMNPGGSANSSAQTVPQARTLQVVRPDKLYGFNLKYPPAAMKAKIQGETSVQCTIRADGRNTNCRVLKSLPYLDSAVIRAVESARSEPIRVNGKPVDHSDHIWHITIHLRERVDDRTSARGLPNLNWDY; via the coding sequence ATGAATACCACTGGACTTTGCGACCGCTTCGAACGCGACGGTGTTTTGCGCATCGAACGCGGATTGCCACTCGATACGCATTTCGATGCATGCGCTGATTGCGAAGTTGCGCGTCACAAATACGAAACGCTGCTCGCTGCGCTTCCCAAGGCACAGCCGGAGACGTCGCCGCCTCTTGGTTGGCAATCGCGCGTGCTTCGCGCCGCGGCTGAAAGCGATGCAGCGCGGCCCGCGATTTCGATGGCGGGCTGGGGCAAACCATTTGCGTGGACGGCCATGGCCGGAGCGGCAGCGCTCGCAGTCGCCGCATTCGTCCCGCGCACCGTGGAATTCGATGTGCAGGCGGAAACGCACGCGGCGGCTCCTGTCCCGGAATTCGAATCCCCGATCGAAGAAGTCGCGCAGCTTCCCACGGGTGAGGACCAGGTAAGCGATGCGAAGCCATTGCCACCGCCCGTCGCTCCGAAATACGCGCCCAAGCAACCCGCGCCGCTTGCACAGCCGATGGCCCCGGAAATGACCGCGCCTCGGGTTTCACCGACGAAACCTGCGCCCAACGCGCAGCGTGCCATGATGAATCCTGGGGGTTCGGCGAATTCCAGCGCGCAAACCGTCCCGCAAGCGAGGACATTGCAGGTTGTTCGCCCGGACAAACTATATGGATTCAACCTGAAGTATCCGCCCGCAGCGATGAAGGCGAAGATTCAGGGTGAAACGAGCGTGCAATGCACCATTCGCGCCGATGGGCGAAATACGAATTGCCGCGTCCTGAAGAGCTTGCCGTACCTCGACAGTGCCGTCATTCGAGCGGTCGAATCTGCGAGAAGCGAGCCCATTCGGGTCAATGGCAAACCCGTCGACCATAGCGATCACATCTGGCACATCACCATCCATTTGCGCGAACGAGTGGACGATCGCACGTCCGCCCGCGGCCTGCCCAATTTGAATTGGGACTACTGA
- a CDS encoding metallophosphoesterase, which translates to MYILHLSDLHVTEPGQSLDDVWMHPAQALSTLHPTPFDFVIVSGDLTQRGSVAEYDELGAFAEKRLIDLVVDHDRTRVVFVPGNHDVDWSADIGEPVRLASLRTGNDFDQIEEHMQRLKRSPDLSDLRIDVGRFGHLDLIKLRAGADYNRRFANVQRFLERFYGDSLKPLGRPFGLTDANEREHWSAHVFPKDKVAFFGFNSCHRNDRYWPGACISTRAVSAARDFANSLDRDTLRVAVWHHGFTSERGRPDYLTLQDVGTLYAAGFRVGFHGHTHQESSKLVELFKNRFVIISTGSLGAAANERPGAVGNQFSVVRLSPSTVSVEVYERTGQAGEYALEPKRKYFEVNWEPVARDERFVKAREHSRIWNVGDDGITLVEVELRDFVAPVDTPIAVLEPPYNNVQAEPRATTWRGRRDVKEEPLGNNRLRFMLQGADKPERYLSWSYHLSNAVALTQTELNLLERRDRWYPNLIDGFDVRSHVVRFEADHLTLALVFTDASGGTIADAYPMVERRDEQFGEERWEPVDFEQDRCRSHFIVGKTHVELKVPGPIVGYRYSLAYRPGARGKDYPEAAKWTARALLERCCGKPLSTQSLSTKLTEAVGASIFKIATASPWGAQTAPISRGGLLGERGSWMGMIWDSQLRMLCPIFGQFWPQSWSARFSCGSGVAGHAFRFNKTAAWHRDAQSGTSIVYQPSPPHHRLFARQYRWILAFPLRLAPEEEASIGVVGLASEEENTQVERALGHLARAICTETLDHEAAKLLRMLETVLNVVFWTLVAEAKDGLSESEQRYPRQVLKSLLASASD; encoded by the coding sequence ATGTACATCCTCCACCTGTCGGATTTGCATGTTACCGAGCCGGGGCAGTCGCTCGACGACGTCTGGATGCATCCAGCACAGGCGCTTTCCACGCTGCATCCGACGCCGTTCGACTTCGTCATCGTCAGCGGTGACCTCACGCAACGCGGCTCCGTCGCCGAGTACGACGAGCTCGGGGCCTTCGCCGAAAAGCGTCTGATCGACCTCGTGGTCGATCATGACCGCACACGTGTGGTGTTTGTCCCGGGCAACCACGACGTCGATTGGTCCGCGGACATCGGCGAGCCCGTGCGACTCGCATCGCTCCGGACGGGCAACGATTTCGACCAGATCGAAGAGCACATGCAGCGCCTCAAGCGCTCGCCGGATCTTTCCGACTTGCGCATCGACGTCGGTCGATTCGGACACCTCGACCTCATCAAGCTTCGCGCGGGCGCCGACTACAACCGCCGCTTTGCCAACGTGCAGCGTTTCTTGGAGCGCTTTTACGGTGACTCGCTCAAGCCCCTTGGCCGCCCCTTCGGTCTTACGGACGCGAACGAACGCGAGCACTGGTCGGCGCATGTTTTTCCAAAGGACAAGGTCGCTTTTTTCGGCTTCAACTCGTGCCATCGCAACGATCGCTACTGGCCGGGCGCATGCATCTCGACCCGCGCCGTCTCGGCCGCTCGAGACTTCGCCAACAGCCTCGATCGCGACACGCTCCGCGTCGCCGTTTGGCATCACGGATTCACGAGCGAACGCGGACGTCCCGACTACCTCACGCTGCAAGACGTCGGGACGCTCTACGCCGCGGGTTTCCGCGTCGGCTTTCATGGCCATACGCATCAGGAAAGCTCGAAGCTCGTCGAGCTTTTCAAAAACCGTTTCGTCATCATCTCGACCGGATCGCTTGGAGCCGCCGCGAACGAGCGTCCTGGCGCCGTGGGCAATCAGTTTTCGGTCGTCAGGCTCAGCCCGAGCACCGTCAGCGTCGAGGTGTACGAGCGCACGGGTCAAGCGGGCGAATACGCGCTCGAGCCGAAGCGCAAGTATTTCGAGGTCAACTGGGAGCCTGTCGCGCGCGACGAACGATTCGTCAAGGCACGCGAGCACTCGCGAATTTGGAACGTCGGCGACGATGGCATCACGCTCGTCGAGGTGGAGCTACGCGATTTCGTGGCACCCGTCGACACACCGATCGCCGTGCTGGAACCACCCTACAACAACGTTCAGGCCGAACCTCGCGCGACGACGTGGCGAGGCCGCCGTGACGTCAAGGAAGAGCCGCTGGGAAACAACCGCCTCCGGTTCATGCTTCAGGGCGCGGACAAACCCGAACGGTATCTTTCTTGGAGCTACCACCTCTCGAACGCGGTCGCGCTCACGCAAACCGAGCTCAACTTGCTCGAACGGCGAGATCGTTGGTACCCCAACCTCATCGACGGCTTTGATGTTCGGTCGCACGTCGTTCGTTTCGAAGCCGATCACCTCACTTTGGCGCTCGTGTTCACGGATGCGTCAGGGGGAACGATTGCCGATGCGTATCCGATGGTCGAACGGCGCGACGAACAGTTTGGCGAAGAGCGTTGGGAGCCTGTGGACTTCGAGCAGGATCGCTGCCGGTCGCACTTCATTGTCGGAAAAACCCACGTCGAGCTGAAGGTTCCCGGGCCCATCGTGGGGTATCGGTATTCGCTTGCATATCGTCCTGGCGCGCGGGGCAAGGATTATCCCGAAGCAGCGAAGTGGACGGCGCGAGCGCTTCTCGAGCGTTGTTGTGGCAAACCTTTGTCGACGCAATCGTTGTCCACGAAGCTCACGGAAGCGGTTGGAGCGTCGATTTTCAAGATTGCGACGGCATCTCCTTGGGGCGCGCAGACGGCACCGATTTCGCGCGGCGGCCTGCTTGGCGAGCGCGGATCGTGGATGGGCATGATTTGGGATTCGCAGCTCCGCATGCTTTGCCCCATCTTTGGGCAATTCTGGCCGCAATCCTGGTCCGCTCGATTCAGTTGCGGCAGTGGGGTCGCGGGTCATGCATTCCGCTTCAACAAAACGGCTGCGTGGCATCGCGATGCGCAGAGCGGCACGAGCATCGTGTATCAGCCGAGCCCGCCGCATCATCGTCTTTTTGCGCGGCAGTATCGCTGGATTCTCGCATTCCCGCTGCGTCTTGCGCCCGAAGAAGAAGCTTCCATCGGCGTGGTGGGACTTGCGAGCGAAGAGGAAAACACGCAGGTGGAGCGAGCGCTCGGACATCTGGCGCGCGCCATTTGCACCGAAACGTTGGATCACGAAGCGGCCAAGCTTCTTCGGATGCTCGAAACGGTGCTGAACGTCGTCTTTTGGACACTCGTCGCCGAAGCCAAAGATGGTCTCAGCGAAAGCGAACAGCGGTACCCGCGCCAAGTGCTCAAATCGCTGCTCGCGTCTGCTTCGGATTGA